In Halorussus limi, a genomic segment contains:
- a CDS encoding chemotaxis protein CheC translates to MSRGEDRNLHIDIRKLNLFNQMAKEGANTVANHLNQMTGMETEMEITKINFLEIDDIKTHVGHEKQVGTHIELVEPPHGYILFLFSASSAKKLATGMLPGSADPSSSGFSDMERSAVQEIGNIMTSGFIDGWANVLNTTIDISTPKFTYGAGSKMVENLVGTRPDEMALVFDSRVHARAADVEVKVYTFPELEELVSLMQKIEI, encoded by the coding sequence ATGAGCCGAGGTGAGGACAGAAACTTGCACATCGACATACGAAAACTGAACTTGTTCAACCAGATGGCCAAGGAGGGGGCGAACACGGTCGCCAACCATCTGAACCAGATGACCGGCATGGAAACCGAGATGGAGATCACGAAGATCAACTTCCTCGAAATCGACGACATCAAGACCCACGTCGGTCACGAGAAGCAGGTCGGTACTCACATCGAACTCGTGGAACCGCCCCACGGCTACATCCTGTTCCTCTTCAGCGCGAGCAGTGCGAAGAAACTCGCCACTGGGATGCTCCCGGGTAGCGCCGACCCCTCCTCGAGCGGGTTCTCGGACATGGAACGGTCCGCGGTACAGGAAATCGGCAACATCATGACCAGCGGCTTCATCGACGGGTGGGCGAACGTGCTGAACACCACCATCGACATCTCGACGCCGAAGTTCACCTACGGTGCGGGGTCGAAGATGGTCGAGAACCTCGTGGGGACTCGGCCCGACGAGATGGCTTTAGTGTTTGACTCGCGCGTACACGCCCGCGCGGCCGACGTCGAGGTGAAAGTGTACACGTTCCCCGAACTGGAGGAACTCGTCTCGCTCATGCAGAAGATAGAGATATGA
- a CDS encoding chemotaxis protein CheA, producing MEDYIQDFIRESEENVTELNNSLLELEDDPGDEAAMDSIFRTAHTLKGNFGAMGFQDASDLAHAIEDLLDEIRQGRMEVTPEVMDLVFEGVDEIDHALDQIEADGESNIDPDHIIADIRSVIDGDGGEDGDAATDDAADETGAALADVPVERLDDPSALSNPGGEVFHVDVDMGDPEMKGVDGMFALEGLSENLDLLGTVPDVDAVNDGEYGDGFDAFVSADGASEVESVVASVGKISGGTVTPLDPAEIDATSAGGGSDESGSAADESEEAADEPSDAARASDSGDAPDESAEAEVDASASASESDADAAESSDSSEDGFTDADVVETADSDADGDGSDDPDDSASGSESSDESTAGEIEEIQSVRVDVDQLDDLHGQVEQLVTSRIKLRRSVEQAQLDSATDHLDELDKITSSLQDTVMDMRLVPLKKVVNKFPRLVRDLAREQEKEVDFRMEGTDIELDRTILDEISDPLMHLLRNAVDHGIEPPEEREAAGKSREGTIRLRGFRERDRVTIEVEDDGQGIDPEGIRRKAVEKGIMSREEVDELGEEEAQKLVFHAGFSTNDEVTDVSGRGVGMDVVQDTVSRLDGEIRVDSTPGEGTTISLSLPVTVAIVKVLFVQSGEEEYGVPIKNVDEIRRMEDVQTVEGEEVVTHDDTVYPLVRLGDALDVPGETKNGDGMLVRVKESERQVAIHCDAVSRQEEVVVKPFEGILSGIPGLSGAAVLGEGDVVTILDVETL from the coding sequence ATGGAAGACTACATTCAGGATTTCATACGCGAGAGCGAAGAGAACGTCACGGAGTTGAACAACTCCCTGCTCGAACTGGAAGACGACCCCGGCGACGAGGCCGCGATGGACTCCATCTTCCGGACCGCCCACACGCTGAAGGGGAACTTCGGCGCGATGGGCTTTCAGGACGCCAGCGACCTCGCGCACGCCATCGAGGACCTGCTGGACGAGATTCGGCAGGGTCGCATGGAGGTCACCCCCGAAGTCATGGACCTCGTGTTCGAGGGCGTCGACGAGATAGACCACGCCCTCGACCAGATAGAGGCCGACGGCGAGTCGAACATCGACCCCGACCACATCATCGCCGACATCCGGAGCGTCATCGACGGCGACGGTGGCGAGGACGGTGACGCCGCGACCGACGACGCCGCAGACGAGACCGGCGCGGCGCTGGCCGACGTTCCGGTCGAGCGACTCGACGACCCGTCGGCGCTCTCGAACCCCGGCGGCGAGGTGTTCCACGTGGACGTGGACATGGGCGACCCCGAGATGAAGGGCGTCGACGGCATGTTCGCGCTCGAAGGACTGAGCGAGAACCTCGACCTCCTGGGCACCGTTCCCGACGTGGACGCCGTCAACGACGGCGAGTACGGCGACGGGTTCGACGCCTTCGTCTCGGCCGACGGCGCGAGCGAGGTCGAGTCGGTCGTCGCCTCGGTCGGCAAAATCTCCGGCGGGACCGTGACCCCGCTCGACCCGGCCGAAATCGACGCGACGAGCGCGGGCGGCGGGAGCGACGAGTCGGGCAGTGCTGCTGACGAATCTGAGGAGGCGGCCGACGAACCGAGTGACGCGGCCCGCGCGAGCGACTCCGGCGACGCGCCGGACGAGAGCGCCGAAGCCGAAGTAGATGCAAGCGCGTCGGCGTCCGAGTCGGACGCCGACGCGGCGGAAAGCAGTGACTCTTCCGAGGACGGCTTCACCGACGCGGACGTGGTCGAGACCGCCGACTCGGACGCCGACGGAGATGGCTCCGACGACCCCGACGATTCGGCGAGCGGTTCGGAGTCGTCGGACGAGTCGACCGCCGGAGAGATAGAGGAGATTCAGTCGGTTCGCGTGGACGTCGACCAACTCGACGACCTCCACGGACAGGTCGAGCAACTCGTCACGAGTCGCATCAAACTCCGCCGGTCGGTCGAGCAGGCGCAACTCGACAGCGCCACCGACCACCTCGACGAACTCGACAAGATAACCTCGAGTCTGCAGGACACCGTGATGGACATGCGGCTGGTCCCGCTGAAGAAGGTGGTCAACAAGTTCCCGCGTCTGGTCCGGGACCTCGCGCGCGAACAGGAGAAGGAGGTCGACTTCCGGATGGAGGGAACCGACATCGAGTTGGACCGCACCATCCTCGACGAGATAAGCGACCCGCTGATGCATCTCCTGCGAAACGCGGTGGACCACGGCATCGAACCGCCCGAGGAGCGCGAGGCCGCGGGCAAGTCCCGCGAGGGGACGATTCGGCTCCGAGGCTTCCGCGAGCGCGACCGCGTGACCATCGAGGTAGAGGACGACGGACAGGGAATCGACCCCGAGGGTATCCGTCGGAAGGCCGTCGAGAAGGGCATCATGAGCCGCGAGGAGGTCGACGAACTCGGCGAGGAGGAGGCCCAGAAGCTGGTGTTCCACGCCGGGTTCTCGACCAACGACGAGGTGACGGACGTGAGCGGCCGCGGCGTCGGGATGGACGTGGTCCAAGACACCGTCTCGCGACTCGACGGCGAGATTCGAGTGGACAGCACGCCCGGCGAGGGCACGACCATTAGCCTCTCGCTGCCGGTCACGGTCGCCATCGTGAAGGTCCTGTTCGTCCAGTCGGGCGAGGAGGAGTACGGGGTCCCCATCAAGAACGTGGACGAGATTCGCCGGATGGAGGACGTCCAGACCGTCGAGGGCGAGGAGGTCGTCACCCACGACGACACGGTCTACCCGCTCGTGCGACTCGGCGACGCGCTGGACGTGCCCGGCGAGACCAAGAACGGCGACGGAATGCTGGTCCGGGTCAAGGAGTCCGAGCGACAGGTCGCCATCCACTGCGACGCCGTGAGCCGACAGGAAGAGGTCGTCGTCAAACCGTTCGAGGGCATCCTCAGCGGCATCCCCGGCCTGTCGGGTGCCGCGGTTCTCGGCGAGGGCGACGTGGTGACGATTCTGGACGTGGAGACATTGTGA
- the cheB gene encoding chemotaxis-specific protein-glutamate methyltransferase CheB, giving the protein MTRAVVVDDSHFMRTVISDILDDGGIEVVAQASDGEEGVEAVVDHDPDVVTMDVEMPRMDGIEAVEEIMATNPTPILMLSAHTEDGADATFEAMEKGAVDFLAKPGGEVSTEISAHGDALVEKVESATRADPQSVDRVDTSSSDTLHTDHGYVENPTLVVGASTGGPRVVERVLSSLPREADFRVLVVQHMPDGFTGRFAERLDRRSEYDVREAEDGLRIGGGEALVAKGDYHMAVAGYGNGRLRVRLTQDEPLHGVRPAIDVAMETAAEKVDGPLTGVVLTGMGSDGAAGIEAIESAGGATLAQDEESCSVFGIPARAIETGCVDSVHSADEMGKAILDTIRDNG; this is encoded by the coding sequence ATGACGCGGGCAGTCGTCGTGGACGACTCTCACTTCATGCGGACGGTCATCTCCGACATCCTCGACGACGGCGGCATCGAGGTCGTCGCGCAGGCGAGCGACGGCGAGGAGGGCGTCGAGGCCGTCGTCGACCACGACCCGGACGTGGTGACGATGGATGTGGAGATGCCACGCATGGACGGCATCGAGGCCGTCGAGGAGATCATGGCGACGAACCCGACTCCGATTCTGATGCTGTCGGCCCACACCGAGGACGGCGCGGACGCGACGTTCGAGGCGATGGAGAAGGGCGCGGTCGACTTCCTCGCCAAACCCGGCGGGGAAGTCTCGACCGAGATTTCGGCCCACGGCGACGCATTGGTCGAGAAGGTCGAGTCGGCGACGCGGGCCGACCCCCAGTCCGTCGATCGAGTGGACACGTCGAGTTCCGACACCCTCCACACCGACCACGGCTACGTCGAGAATCCGACGCTCGTCGTCGGAGCGTCGACCGGCGGGCCGCGAGTGGTCGAGCGCGTGCTGTCGAGTCTCCCGCGGGAGGCCGACTTCCGGGTGCTGGTCGTCCAGCACATGCCCGACGGCTTCACCGGCCGGTTCGCCGAGCGACTGGACCGCCGGAGCGAGTACGACGTTCGAGAGGCCGAAGACGGCCTCCGAATCGGCGGCGGCGAGGCGCTCGTGGCGAAGGGCGACTACCACATGGCGGTCGCGGGGTACGGCAACGGGCGACTGCGCGTCCGCCTCACGCAGGACGAACCGCTTCACGGCGTCCGCCCGGCCATCGACGTGGCGATGGAGACGGCCGCCGAGAAAGTAGACGGGCCGCTGACCGGCGTCGTCCTGACCGGCATGGGTTCGGACGGCGCGGCGGGCATCGAGGCCATCGAGTCGGCGGGCGGGGCCACCCTCGCCCAAGACGAGGAGAGTTGCTCGGTGTTCGGCATCCCGGCCCGCGCGATAGAGACCGGATGCGTCGACAGCGTGCACTCGGCCGACGAGATGGGCAAAGCGATTCTCGACACGATACGAGACAACGGGTGA
- the cheY gene encoding chemotaxis protein CheY produces MAKNVLIVDDSEFMRNLLREILEEEFEIVGEAENGVEAVELYEEHGPDLVMMDIVMPIRDGIEATTEIKDANPDSNIIMCTSIGQEEKMKAAIKAGADGYITKPFQKPSVMDAIEDVVSA; encoded by the coding sequence ATGGCTAAGAACGTACTCATCGTAGACGACTCGGAATTTATGCGGAATCTACTTCGCGAGATACTGGAAGAGGAGTTCGAAATCGTGGGCGAGGCCGAGAACGGCGTCGAGGCCGTCGAACTCTACGAGGAACACGGCCCGGACCTCGTGATGATGGACATCGTGATGCCCATCCGAGACGGTATCGAAGCGACCACCGAAATCAAGGACGCGAACCCCGACTCGAACATCATCATGTGTACCAGTATCGGGCAGGAAGAGAAGATGAAGGCCGCCATCAAGGCGGGTGCTGACGGCTACATCACCAAACCCTTCCAGAAACCCAGCGTGATGGACGCCATCGAGGACGTCGTCTCAGCATGA
- a CDS encoding chemotaxis protein CheW, whose amino-acid sequence MEVQETDTGDGTDGTESPEVAEGPTRQVVEFRLGEDYCAIDIDEVDSIVEIKKVTRIPRTPDSIDGVMDLRGETTAIINPRTFLGIDGDQPTSEEQNVLVLDRADDKQKIGIRVDEVLEVTTHPESRIDTDDDLSDLQTRGIEEEISRGIIRKPSGDALDLVVWIDIDVIIEQLK is encoded by the coding sequence ATGGAGGTACAGGAAACCGACACTGGTGACGGGACCGACGGGACCGAATCGCCGGAGGTCGCCGAGGGACCGACGCGACAGGTCGTTGAGTTCCGCCTCGGCGAGGACTACTGCGCCATCGACATCGACGAGGTCGATAGCATCGTTGAGATAAAGAAGGTGACGCGAATCCCCCGGACGCCCGACTCCATCGACGGCGTGATGGACCTCCGGGGAGAGACCACCGCCATCATCAACCCCCGGACGTTCCTCGGCATCGACGGCGACCAACCGACCAGCGAGGAACAGAACGTCCTCGTGTTGGACCGGGCCGACGACAAGCAGAAAATCGGTATCCGGGTCGACGAGGTGCTGGAGGTCACGACCCACCCCGAGAGCAGAATCGACACCGACGACGACCTCTCGGACCTCCAGACGCGGGGCATCGAGGAAGAGATTTCGCGAGGCATCATCCGCAAGCCCAGCGGCGATGCGCTCGACCTCGTGGTCTGGATAGACATCGACGTTATCATAGAACAGTTGAAATGA
- a CDS encoding amino acid permease, with protein sequence MSSEDEELAKDLGLLAALTIGVGTMIGAGIFVLPGQAAAAAGPAVALSFVVGGVISLFTALSASELGTAMPKAGGSYYYVNHALGPLFGCIAGWGNWMGLAFASAFYTLGFGEYLATFLPIPAIGLGVVTLSSFQVGALFAGLVFIAVNYVGAKETGRLQVFIVVTLVGILTLFSALGFLQADLSTLRPFFPAETGGATAVLPATGLVFVSFLGFAKITTVAEELKNPGRNLPLAVVGSVLIVTTMYAVILVVMMGVVNWRQLGPEFTTTPVLDVAEIAFGTVGLAAVGVGLLTFAGLLATASSANASILASSRINFAMGRDRLISPKLNDIHPNFATPYRSIAVTGGLILLFIVAGDVKTLAKAGSVLHLIVYGLLNVALIVMREADTEEYDPDFEVPFYPAVPVLGAFTSFGLIAFMKPIEITLAFVFVAGGIVWYFVYARSKTQKEGILSDYILSRSDEMPRSAVSAATSLQPDGGQYRVMVPLANPEHETDLITLASAFARQRGGVLDAVHVITVPDQTSLEYAADHLDEREENYHQILDDAKRDAETFGVDVETHTIVSHRSFEEIFSAARSHNADLVVMGWGEDAHGSPGRVESAFDDLGMDLPSDFIVMKDRGFDPERVLVPTAGGPDSELSAEVARLLRDAYDSEVTLLHVADDRAEGEAFLDQWATDHDLAHANLRVETGDVEEAIERAAADSSMVILGATERGLLSRLVGGSLVADVAEGVECSVLLAERAHKRGIKDRLFGN encoded by the coding sequence ATGAGTTCCGAAGACGAGGAACTGGCCAAGGACCTCGGCCTGCTCGCAGCCCTGACCATCGGGGTCGGGACGATGATCGGCGCGGGCATCTTCGTCCTGCCGGGGCAGGCGGCGGCCGCCGCCGGACCCGCGGTCGCGCTCTCGTTCGTCGTCGGGGGCGTCATCTCGCTGTTCACCGCGCTCTCGGCGTCCGAACTCGGCACCGCGATGCCGAAAGCCGGGGGAAGCTACTACTACGTCAACCACGCGCTCGGACCGCTGTTCGGGTGCATCGCCGGATGGGGTAACTGGATGGGACTCGCGTTCGCCAGCGCGTTCTACACCCTCGGGTTCGGCGAGTACCTGGCGACCTTCCTGCCGATACCCGCCATCGGTCTCGGCGTCGTCACCCTCTCGTCGTTCCAAGTCGGCGCGCTCTTCGCGGGACTGGTCTTCATCGCGGTCAACTACGTCGGCGCGAAGGAGACCGGCCGCCTGCAGGTGTTCATCGTCGTCACGCTGGTCGGCATCCTCACGCTGTTCTCCGCGCTCGGCTTCCTGCAGGCCGACCTCTCGACGCTCCGACCGTTCTTCCCCGCCGAGACCGGCGGCGCGACCGCGGTTCTGCCCGCGACGGGTCTCGTCTTCGTCTCGTTCCTCGGGTTCGCCAAGATAACCACGGTCGCCGAGGAACTCAAGAATCCGGGCCGGAACCTCCCGCTGGCGGTGGTCGGGAGCGTCCTCATCGTGACGACGATGTACGCCGTCATCCTCGTCGTCATGATGGGCGTCGTCAACTGGCGGCAACTCGGGCCCGAGTTCACGACGACGCCCGTCCTCGACGTGGCGGAAATCGCGTTCGGGACCGTCGGTCTCGCGGCCGTCGGCGTCGGACTGCTGACGTTCGCCGGACTCCTCGCCACCGCGTCGAGCGCGAACGCCTCGATTCTGGCGTCCTCGCGCATCAACTTCGCGATGGGCCGGGACCGACTCATCAGTCCGAAACTCAACGACATCCACCCGAACTTCGCGACGCCGTACCGGAGCATCGCGGTCACGGGCGGTCTCATCCTGCTGTTCATCGTGGCCGGCGACGTGAAGACGCTCGCGAAGGCCGGGAGCGTCCTCCACCTCATCGTCTACGGCCTGCTGAACGTCGCGCTCATCGTCATGCGCGAGGCCGACACCGAGGAGTACGACCCCGACTTCGAGGTACCGTTCTACCCCGCCGTCCCCGTTCTCGGCGCGTTCACCTCGTTCGGTCTCATCGCGTTCATGAAGCCCATCGAAATCACGCTCGCGTTCGTCTTCGTCGCGGGCGGTATCGTCTGGTACTTCGTCTACGCCCGCTCGAAGACCCAGAAAGAGGGTATCCTCTCGGACTACATCCTCTCGCGGAGCGACGAGATGCCACGGTCGGCGGTCTCGGCCGCGACGTCGCTCCAACCCGACGGCGGGCAGTACCGGGTGATGGTGCCGCTGGCCAACCCCGAACACGAGACCGACCTCATCACGCTTGCGAGCGCGTTCGCCAGACAGCGCGGCGGCGTCTTGGACGCGGTCCACGTCATCACGGTGCCCGACCAGACCTCGCTGGAGTACGCCGCCGACCACCTCGACGAACGGGAGGAGAACTACCACCAGATTCTGGACGACGCCAAGCGCGACGCCGAGACGTTCGGCGTGGACGTCGAGACCCACACCATCGTCTCCCACCGTTCGTTCGAGGAGATATTCTCGGCCGCCCGGAGCCACAACGCCGACCTCGTGGTGATGGGGTGGGGCGAGGACGCCCACGGCTCGCCCGGCCGGGTCGAGAGCGCGTTCGACGACCTCGGGATGGACCTGCCGAGTGACTTCATCGTCATGAAGGACCGCGGGTTCGACCCCGAACGCGTCCTCGTGCCGACCGCGGGCGGTCCCGACTCCGAACTCAGCGCCGAGGTCGCGCGCCTGCTCAGGGACGCCTACGACTCGGAGGTGACGCTCCTGCACGTCGCGGACGACCGCGCGGAGGGCGAGGCGTTCCTCGACCAGTGGGCGACCGACCACGACCTCGCGCACGCGAACCTCCGGGTCGAGACCGGCGACGTGGAGGAGGCCATCGAACGCGCCGCCGCCGACTCCTCGATGGTGATTCTGGGCGCGACCGAGCGCGGTCTGCTCTCGCGTCTCGTCGGCGGGTCACTCGTCGCGGACGTGGCCGAGGGCGTCGAGTGCTCGGTCCTGCTGGCCGAGCGCGCTCACAAGCGCGGCATCAAGGACCGACTCTTCGGAAACTGA
- a CDS encoding universal stress protein, whose translation MTDESYDQSLLSDVLLPVADEDDAERSARALEPYGPERVTVLHVVEKGEGVPDKTPVEQSEEIAAAAFEATRRTFPDADDRTAYRRDVVEAILDVADDIDASAVAFRPRDSGRLARFLSGNRTTRIVTEADRPVVVLPKGEDG comes from the coding sequence ATGACCGACGAGAGTTACGACCAATCGCTGCTGTCCGACGTTCTGCTCCCGGTGGCGGACGAGGACGACGCCGAACGCTCGGCCCGTGCGCTCGAACCGTACGGTCCCGAACGCGTCACCGTCCTCCACGTCGTCGAGAAGGGCGAGGGCGTCCCGGACAAGACGCCGGTCGAGCAGTCAGAGGAAATCGCCGCGGCCGCGTTCGAGGCGACCCGACGGACGTTCCCCGACGCCGACGACCGGACGGCGTACCGTCGGGACGTGGTCGAGGCCATCCTCGACGTGGCCGACGACATCGACGCGAGCGCCGTCGCGTTCCGACCGCGCGATAGCGGCCGCCTCGCCCGGTTCCTCTCGGGTAATCGTACGACCAGAATCGTCACCGAGGCCGACCGGCCGGTGGTCGTACTCCCGAAGGGTGAGGACGGATGA
- a CDS encoding DUF7500 family protein, translating to MCPMPDDGRDPEERSALEAADRTSDDGALSPDELDIESEENVVSLDQDRYVIGTDERPNVPDDSPDSRSGGSRSGEASAPAESASREESAASGPVDSGAVKQWLEDDLDSVSARYGFHVTAKSDDAISHQQMFSDDVGAVFDSLLRWYAQQLTTETAVEDVLGILLTESNVRVRYSPSCLQSILETYDLGPEDTIADLFEAVQDDRGMVFPPENVG from the coding sequence ATGTGTCCGATGCCCGACGACGGTCGGGACCCCGAGGAGCGGTCGGCGCTCGAAGCCGCCGACCGGACGAGCGACGACGGTGCGCTCTCCCCCGACGAACTCGACATCGAGAGCGAGGAGAACGTCGTCTCGCTCGACCAAGACCGATACGTCATCGGCACCGACGAACGGCCGAACGTCCCCGACGACTCACCGGACTCCCGGTCGGGCGGTTCGCGGTCCGGCGAGGCGTCGGCCCCGGCGGAGTCGGCGTCTCGCGAGGAGTCGGCCGCGTCCGGGCCGGTGGACTCCGGCGCTGTCAAGCAGTGGCTCGAAGACGACCTCGACAGCGTCAGCGCGCGCTACGGCTTCCACGTCACCGCCAAGTCCGACGACGCCATCAGCCACCAGCAGATGTTCTCCGACGACGTGGGCGCGGTGTTCGACAGCCTCCTGCGGTGGTACGCCCAGCAGTTGACCACCGAGACCGCGGTCGAGGACGTGCTCGGCATCCTGCTGACCGAGTCGAACGTCCGGGTGCGCTACTCGCCGTCCTGCCTCCAGTCGATTCTGGAGACCTACGACCTCGGTCCCGAGGACACCATCGCCGACCTCTTCGAGGCGGTGCAGGACGACCGCGGCATGGTGTTCCCGCCCGAGAACGTCGGGTGA
- a CDS encoding helix-turn-helix domain-containing protein — translation MSVQRPTTRTEALPSELESPRAKLVYLYLQSAEASIDELQSGLGVKKITLYSILRTLRERELVEKRDGRFAVAE, via the coding sequence ATGAGCGTTCAACGTCCGACGACACGCACCGAAGCACTGCCGAGCGAACTGGAGTCGCCGCGCGCGAAACTCGTTTATCTCTACCTACAGAGCGCGGAGGCGTCGATAGACGAACTGCAGTCGGGTCTCGGCGTCAAGAAGATCACGCTGTACAGCATCCTTCGAACACTTCGCGAGCGAGAACTCGTGGAGAAGCGGGACGGACGGTTCGCGGTCGCCGAGTAG
- a CDS encoding ubiquinol-cytochrome c reductase iron-sulfur subunit, which yields MSESGDKYPEESGRRRFVKGVVGSATLAGLGTAAAAGIDTTTSPTGEGGGITQYYGPENVAGPAPRAMPQIPIEIDDEGFVKGIWPEPKTVTEQGREITVAEMELGGITYSSEWFQYCGVQTYPGVNPEADQDNFFRYASSPPYQWQQEEVEPGTKVNVSDFEDYATWGNGIGRDGLGKPALVTWRSQDVPPGGTMPVQLIRSTRVEAMTEQGNDWLSESTEQGFIANLNKCTHFCCVPGYKALGSSQRFNAANEIYCQCHQSVYDPYNIVEVSFVALPRPEED from the coding sequence ATGTCTGAATCGGGAGACAAGTATCCCGAGGAGTCGGGACGGCGTCGGTTCGTCAAGGGCGTCGTGGGGAGCGCGACGCTCGCGGGACTGGGCACCGCGGCCGCCGCTGGCATCGACACGACGACTTCGCCGACCGGAGAGGGCGGCGGTATCACCCAGTACTACGGTCCGGAGAACGTCGCCGGACCGGCACCGCGGGCGATGCCCCAGATTCCGATAGAGATAGACGACGAGGGGTTCGTCAAGGGCATCTGGCCCGAACCCAAAACTGTGACCGAACAGGGCCGGGAGATAACGGTCGCTGAGATGGAACTCGGCGGCATCACTTACTCCAGCGAGTGGTTCCAGTACTGCGGGGTCCAGACGTACCCCGGCGTGAACCCCGAAGCGGACCAAGACAACTTCTTCCGGTACGCGAGTTCTCCGCCGTACCAGTGGCAACAGGAGGAGGTCGAACCCGGCACTAAAGTCAACGTCAGCGACTTCGAGGACTACGCGACGTGGGGCAACGGCATCGGGCGGGACGGACTCGGCAAACCCGCGCTGGTGACGTGGCGCTCGCAGGACGTGCCGCCGGGCGGAACGATGCCGGTCCAACTCATCCGGAGTACCCGAGTCGAGGCGATGACCGAGCAGGGCAACGACTGGCTCTCGGAGAGCACCGAACAGGGGTTCATCGCCAACCTGAACAAGTGTACCCACTTCTGTTGCGTCCCGGGGTACAAGGCGCTCGGGTCGAGTCAGCGGTTCAACGCGGCCAACGAAATCTACTGTCAGTGCCACCAGTCGGTGTACGACCCGTACAACATCGTGGAGGTCTCGTTCGTCGCGCTCCCCCGACCCGAGGAGGACTGA
- a CDS encoding outer membrane protein assembly factor BamB family protein, with the protein MTRTKLLAVGTVVFLAVFAGAGAFVATQTGDSGDASTDALTANWVSDTGRNISGNHHVAVGGRVGNRSLVFAPISGEAGSAAGDGHDHDHGTAASSAAAGCGLVSLDGTSGAARWTYEVPAENCTIHAIADPTLADLDGDGTREVLATSTERTVAAFDPATGEVSFEHNLSAYGYTRPLVADFTGDAGPEVVVVDVHGTVFVVRPNGETVWTRKLPADYVWGQPHIEDFDGDGSPELAVALGSGRLAMLDSDGTLAWNRSVGAGDSVTWFTTGQADGDSPAELVTATSGGNVSLFDGDGSRVWQRSFGAYAAVNAVGDGDDDGTAEVYATARDGNLRAVDATDGTVEWSTSLTTVNAQMTPPPVLGDLNDDGEAELVAASNGGRVTVVDPDSGEILAEYERDTPIWTNPTLGNVDDDPAPEILVMYGDGRVAALSYEDESA; encoded by the coding sequence ATGACTCGAACGAAACTCCTCGCCGTCGGGACGGTCGTCTTTCTCGCTGTCTTCGCCGGCGCGGGCGCGTTCGTCGCCACGCAGACCGGCGACTCCGGCGACGCGTCGACCGACGCGCTGACCGCGAACTGGGTTAGCGACACCGGCCGGAACATCTCCGGAAACCACCACGTCGCGGTCGGCGGACGGGTCGGCAACCGGTCGCTCGTGTTCGCACCCATCAGCGGCGAGGCCGGGAGCGCCGCGGGCGACGGTCACGACCACGACCACGGGACCGCGGCGTCGAGCGCCGCGGCAGGGTGCGGGTTGGTTTCGCTCGACGGCACTTCGGGCGCGGCCCGGTGGACCTACGAGGTGCCCGCCGAGAACTGCACCATCCACGCCATCGCCGACCCGACGCTCGCCGACCTCGACGGCGACGGCACCCGCGAGGTGCTGGCGACCTCGACCGAACGGACCGTCGCGGCGTTCGACCCGGCGACCGGCGAGGTCTCCTTCGAACACAACCTCTCGGCGTACGGCTACACCCGGCCGCTGGTGGCCGATTTCACGGGCGACGCGGGACCGGAGGTCGTCGTCGTGGACGTTCACGGGACGGTGTTCGTGGTCCGGCCGAACGGCGAGACCGTCTGGACCCGCAAGCTCCCGGCCGACTACGTCTGGGGTCAGCCCCACATAGAGGACTTCGACGGCGACGGGTCGCCGGAGTTGGCGGTCGCGCTCGGCAGCGGCCGCCTCGCGATGCTCGACAGCGACGGGACGCTCGCGTGGAACCGTTCGGTCGGCGCGGGCGACTCGGTTACGTGGTTCACGACCGGGCAGGCCGACGGCGACTCGCCCGCCGAACTCGTGACCGCGACGTCCGGAGGCAACGTCTCGCTGTTCGACGGCGACGGGTCGCGGGTCTGGCAGCGGTCGTTCGGCGCGTACGCCGCGGTGAACGCGGTCGGCGACGGCGACGACGACGGCACGGCCGAGGTGTACGCGACCGCCCGAGACGGCAACCTCCGGGCCGTCGACGCCACCGACGGGACCGTCGAGTGGTCGACGAGTCTGACCACGGTCAACGCCCAGATGACGCCGCCGCCGGTCCTCGGCGACCTGAACGACGACGGCGAGGCCGAACTCGTCGCGGCGTCGAACGGCGGGCGCGTGACGGTAGTCGACCCCGATTCTGGCGAGATTCTGGCGGAGTACGAGCGCGACACGCCGATTTGGACGAACCCGACGCTCGGGAACGTGGACGACGACCCCGCGCCGGAGATTCTGGTGATGTACGGCGACGGTCGGGTCGCGGCGCTGTCGTACGAAGACGAGTCGGCGTAA